The following proteins are encoded in a genomic region of Cydia strobilella chromosome 19, ilCydStro3.1, whole genome shotgun sequence:
- the LOC134750173 gene encoding uncharacterized protein LOC134750173 has protein sequence MGQEQSYAAHASAAQVARYKEKYSDPLQYRSSPITFPADFDDKDYKRHKARRSAESFKSDSSTKSSGYRSGSSGYECRSERSSKSDYYCTSLYKNNHYTDVNKELYKPVKIPKEKRYKLQLFDDKDELKTPRLKSYHSEPESTKPKVAAPKKAGIRNYTPKILSEDEQRKKVDNWI, from the coding sequence ATGGGTCAAGAGCAGTCGTATGCGGCTCACGCTAGCGCCGCCCAGGTGGCCCGCTACAAGGAGAAGTACTCCGACCCCCTCCAGTACCGGAGCTCCCCCATCACCTTCCCCGCCGACTTCGACGACAAGGACTACAAGCGGCACAAGGCCAGGCGCAGTGCGGAGAGCTTCAAGAGCGACTCCTCCACCAAAAGCAGTGGCTACAGAAGCGGGTCGAGCGGCTACGAATGCCGCTCCGAAAGATCCTCCAAAAGCGACTACTATTGCACCtccttatacaaaaacaatcacTACACAGACGTTAATAAGGAACTATATAAACCGGTGAAAATACCAAAGGAAAAACGCTACAAGCTCCAACTATTTGATGACAAAGATGAACTAAAAACTCCGCGTTTGAAGAGTTACCATAGTGAACCTGAATCCACGAAGCCTAAGGTGGCTGCGCCAAAAAAGGCGGGAATAAGGAATTATACTCCTAAAATCCTGTCAGAGGACGAGCAGAGAAAGAAAGTGGATAATTGGATATAA
- the LOC134750172 gene encoding glucose dehydrogenase [FAD, quinone], translating into MEAAGALASLAPSPITVLGLIPLLALGITYFRYQQFDPESHITDINAMLPIYDFVIVGGGSAGAVVASRLSEVGNWTVLLLEAGQDETEISDVPALAGYTQLSEMDWQYQTTPSSNRSYCLAMNGDRCNWPRGKVLGGCSVLNAMVYVRGNRNDYDLWEALGNPGWSYDQVLPYFMKSEDNRNPYLVNTPYHAAGGYLTVQEAPWRSPLSVTFLKGGMELGYENRDINGAKQTGFMLTQATMRRGSRCSTAKAFLRPIRNRENLHIALGAQVTRILINPVKKQAYGVEFIRNGQKQKVRIKREVIMSAGSLSTPKLMMLSGVGPASHLKEHGIPVIADLKVGHNLQDHVGLGGLTFVVNKPVTFKKDRFQTFAVAMNYILYEKGPMTNQGVEGLAFVNTKYAPSSGNWPDMQFHFAPSSVNSDGGEQIRRILNLRDRVYNTVYKPIEHAETWTILPLLLRPKSSGWVKLRSRNPFHPPDIVPNYFAYKEDIKVLIEGIKIAMALSNTTAFQRYGSRPHNIPMPGCQHHVMFSDEYWECSLKHFTFTIYHPTGTCKMGPKTDPGAVVDPRLRVHGVANLRVVDASVMPTIISGNPNAPVIMIAEKASDMIKEDWLVL; encoded by the exons ATGGAGGCAGCAGGAGCGCTCGCGAGTTTGGCCCCGTCGCCCATCACCGTGCTGGGTCTAATACCACTCCTGGCATTAGGGATCACGTACTTCAGATACCAGCAGTTCGACCCAGAGTCTCATATAACGGATATCAATGCT ATGTTGCCGATATACGATTTCGTGATAGTGGGCGGCGGATCGGCGGGTGCCGTGGTGGCGTCGCGCCTCTCCGAGGTAGGGAACTGGACGGTGCTGCTGCTGGAGGCGGGCCAGGATGAGACCGAGATCTCCGACGTGCCCGCCCTAGCCGGCTACACGCAGCTCTCCGAGATGGACTGGCAGTACCAAACCACGCCCTCGTCTAACCGCTCCTACTGCCTCGCCATGAACGGCGATCGCTGCAACTGGCCTCGAGGCAAGGTCCTCGGCGGATGCAGCGTCCTCAACGCTATGGTATACGTGCGGGGCAATCGGAACGATTACGATCTCTGGGAGGCGCTCGGTAATCCTGGCTGGTCCTACGACCAGGTGCTTCCTTATTTCATGAAATCTGAGGACAATCGGAACCCATACCTCGTCAATACGCCCTATCACGCCGCCGGAGGCTATCTGACGGTTCAAGAGGCTCCGTGGCGCTCGCCACTTTCGGTGACATTTCTGAAGGGCGGCATGGAACTTGGATACGAAAATAGAGACATAAATGGAGCGAAGCAAACTGGATTCATGCTAACACAGGCGACCATGCGGCGCGGCAGTCGGTGCAGTACGGCCAAGGCATTCTTACGGCCTATACGCAATCGAGAAAATCTTCATATCGCCCTCGGAGCACAGGTCACCAGGATACTAATAAATCCGGTTAAAAAACAGGCTTACGGTGTCGAGTTTATAAGAAACGGACAAAAGCAAAAAGTAAGGATCAAGCGAGAAGTTATCATGTCAGCTGGTTCATTGTCCACACCCAAATTGATGATGCTTAGCGGAGTGGGACCAGCGAGCCATTTGAAGGAGCACGGTATCCCTGTCATCGCAGATCTTAAAGTAGGCCACAATTTGCAAGACCACGTTGGGCTCGGAGGCCTAACATTCGTCGTTAACAAACCTGTCACGTTTAAAAAGGATAGGTTCCAAACATTCGCTGTAGCTATGAACTATAttctctatgaaaagggaccgaTGACCAATCAAGGCGTAGAAGGCTTGGCTTTTGTCAATACGAAATACGCACCAAGTTCGGGCAACTGGCCCGACATGCAGTTCCATTTCGCACCTAGCTCTGTCAACTCCGATGGCGGCGAGCAGATCCGCAGGATTCTGAATTTAAGGGACCGAGTATACAACACCGTTTACAAACCGATCGAGCACGCAGAGACATGGACCATTCTCCCTCTGTTGCTACGCCCGAAGAGCTCTGGCTGGGTGAAGTTGAGAAGTCGCAATCCGTTTCATCCGCCTGACATAGTGCCCAACTACTTTGCATACAAAGAAGACATTAAAGTACTAATAGAAGGCATCAAGATAGCCATGGCTCTGTCCAATACGACAGCGTTCCAAAGGTACGGGTCGAGGCCCCACAACATACCTATGCCGGGCTGTCAACACCACGTGATGTTCAGTGACGAATACTGGGAGTGTTCGCTGAAACATTTCACGTTCACGATATACCATCCGACTGGCACATGTAAAATGGGGCCAAAGACGGATCCTGGGGCGGTGGTGGACCCAAGGTTGCGAGTCCACGGCGTCGCCAACCTGAGAGTGGTGGATGCGAGCGTCATGCCGACCATCATAAGCGGCAACCCGAACGCACCGGTAATCATGATAGCCGAAAAAGCCTCGGACATGATCAAGGAGGACTGGCTTGTGTTATGA